The stretch of DNA TCCAAAGACAGTTAAGGCTGTTTCCAAATGTATTTATCCTTGAGCTAGTCTGCCAGATTGACGGACTTCTTCTATTTTCTCTTCTTCACCGGTATCACCATTTAAGAAAATTTTGTATACCGAACCATTAATTCTTCCTCCGAACTCATAAGCAGCTATACGCTGAGAGGCGTCATTATCGATCACCACTGTTCGATGATAGCTCTCTTTGAAATCCGGATTCAAGTGCTTTCTTGCTTCGGCAAGCGACATGTTTGGCTTCGGAGTAGTTTTGCTAGTGTGCTGTTCATACACATAATCACTGCATTGCATTCCTGTCACTTCCCCATTATCCAGCGCCATGCGCAAGGACAGTTTCTCAGGGTAAATCAGCGTTCCCTTGTCAGACCGGACATAGGTCAAGCTGCCAATGTTATCATACTCGTCATAAGTGACCGCCTTCATATTGGAAAAACCTTTGCTCTCCAAAAACTTTTCCGCTTTTTGTCTTGCTTCAGCCGCACTTACTTTGCGTGGGCCAACCTCTCTCGAATTGTGGAATGAGATGAGGTCTCCACCGTTGCGGGTAAAGTCAAGAGTAACCGCAGGCTGGCCTTTCTTGCCTTGCCCTTTGTATACTGCTGTATAAGAGGCCCAATCCGTGCCGGTTCCATTTTCGTTAACTTGAAGGATTGACGGATTTGGGAGAGAAAGGAACCGCGCGGCTTTAGACTGAATTTCCTTGACCGTCGCCGGTTTTTCACCAAGCTGTTTTACGCTTCTTTTGTGATAAACACTGAGGACGGAAGGGCCATAGTCAAGCTCGGGATACTGACTCACTTGTTTATCCACAGTCTTGAAACCGTCAATGATCGTATTGTCTTTAGGTTCTGCTTCGGTAGCCAAGGCATTATCGACTTCCATCCAGCGAAGCCGGTTGGTAATGACTTTATCCTGTACCTGCTGGAGGCCCTTGGAGATTTGCTCAGAACTTTTATACAATTCCTTGAGGTTGTTCTTCTCCTTCTCAGTTAACGGCTGTTTCGTAAGATCGCGCGCCGCGGTTTGATAAGAGAATTTGGAGATACGGGATAGAAACTCTTCCGTCTGATTAAATGGAAGCAGGGTCAAAGGCAGCTGATTGATCTCACTTTGCGCCTCACTCGTAATCCGCCACACATTCATCAGTCCTTTACGATGAACGCCTGAAGAATTTGAATGGACAGCCAGCGTATTGCCAAGCTCACCATGCAGGCGATCCACATGATAGGATAGATCATGGAAGGCCCTCTGGTACTGGTTCTCTGCCTTAATTTGAATCGAATTTCTGGTCTGGCTTTCTTGGTAACCCCAGATCAGAGCACCGACGAGAAGAACCACTGCCACCGGAAACAAAACACCGCTTATTCGCGTATACATGGAATTTGCGTACTCCTTTCTTCAATTACTGCCATTAGTTTGACAAGAAGAAAGGCTCTTTATTCATAGCCCATTAGCACGTTCTATAATCAAGGTAAATTCTCTTCAATATCGAATGCATTGCTGTTATCGCATAAGCATTGCTTGAAGCCTGTTTCGATCCGTCCGCTTTCTTTCTTTCCACG from Paenibacillus sp. CAA11 encodes:
- the ypeB gene encoding germination protein YpeB, whose translation is MYTRISGVLFPVAVVLLVGALIWGYQESQTRNSIQIKAENQYQRAFHDLSYHVDRLHGELGNTLAVHSNSSGVHRKGLMNVWRITSEAQSEINQLPLTLLPFNQTEEFLSRISKFSYQTAARDLTKQPLTEKEKNNLKELYKSSEQISKGLQQVQDKVITNRLRWMEVDNALATEAEPKDNTIIDGFKTVDKQVSQYPELDYGPSVLSVYHKRSVKQLGEKPATVKEIQSKAARFLSLPNPSILQVNENGTGTDWASYTAVYKGQGKKGQPAVTLDFTRNGGDLISFHNSREVGPRKVSAAEARQKAEKFLESKGFSNMKAVTYDEYDNIGSLTYVRSDKGTLIYPEKLSLRMALDNGEVTGMQCSDYVYEQHTSKTTPKPNMSLAEARKHLNPDFKESYHRTVVIDNDASQRIAAYEFGGRINGSVYKIFLNGDTGEEEKIEEVRQSGRLAQG